From Mesorhizobium sp. Pch-S:
TCTGCGCGCGGATTAAGAACATTGGTGAAGACACAGGAAGGACCGCAAAAGACGCCCGGCTCCAAGTCGACACCTTTATAGAGCGAAACGTTATTTTGCACTTTACAGTTGTCGCCAACCGTAACGTCAGGCCCAGCAACGACATTCTGTCCGATCGAGCAGTTTCGACCGATCCGGGTGCGGGTCATGATGTGGCTGAAGTGCCATATTTTTGTTCCCTCGCCGACCTCTGCACCCTCGTCAACGTATGAACTTTCGTGAATGAAAGGCGGCTTGCTCATCAACGGTCAATTCCCGAGTTCTTCAGATTTTCTGCGAGTGCACGCTCTGCGCTGTCGAGCACACGCAGAACGGCCAACCCCTCACGCCCATCGGTTCGCGGCCTAAGACCGCTCTCAATGCATTCTGCAAAATGACGACATTCTTCTTTCAACGGCTCCGCTTTCGCAACATCGACACGCTCTGCATCCGCCTTTCTTGGGTTCGGTACCGGCCCTGAGATGTCGATCACATGACGATAGACAAGCAGCTTGTCTTCCCATGCAGGCTGACTGTCTTCAAAAACCGCCATAGCCTTCTCGCCTATCACAACCAGACGCTGTTCTTTGAATGGATGCATCCAGGACGCCATTACATGGGCGCGGGATCCGTCGGGAAAACACATCTGTGCCGTCGCGAGATCGGCGATACCGGGCTGAAATGAAGCAACGCCCTGAGCAGTGACTGATGTCGGCTCCGCACCCACCAAGCCGAGGATCATCGAAATGTCATGCGGAGCAAACGACCATAGTACATTCTCCTCTCCGCGGAACTTCCCAAGTGAAAGGCGGTTTGAATAGACATATCGCAATCTACCGATATCTCCCGCCATCACCATGTCGCGCAGCCGCAAATAGATCGGATGATATTGCAACAGGTGGCCCACCATCAGGACGCGCCCTGTCTCCTCAGCCAAGTCTCGAAGTTTCTCCGCTTCACCGATATCGAGTGCAACAGGTTTTTCGACAAAGACATGCTTGCCGGCGCTCAGCGCCGCTCTGGCCTGAGCAAAATGCATTGTAGCAGGCGATGCGATAGAAACGCCGTCGATGGACGGATCCGCCAACACCTGTTCCCAAGAGACCGCTTCGACACCCAGCGCCTCAGCCGCCCCAACGGCTGCGCGGGCATCTGGATCAACAATCGCCTTCAGATAGCCAAGCTCGGCCATATTGCGGGCAATATTCCGCCCCCAATATCCGTATCCAACATGCGCGATCGAAGTCATTTTGCTCCTCGGATTTCTTAGTGTGGACTTCGTTTAGAACCCGCCCCAGGCAAGCGCAAGGCTACGCCAGTTCTGCACCAGCCGTCACGAAAACCTGCAATCAGCTTGGTTCGGCCACAATCTTTGCAATTGCCACCGCCGAGCGGCCGTCTCCATAGGGCGACGCCTCGGTGCCTCGACTGCCTATGGCACTCGCTACCGCTTGAGCAATGCCACCAGTCGAAGGAGAGGCCAACCGATTCCAACCAAGATCGACCGTTTCGCGCCATTCGGTTTCGTCACGCAGCGTCACACACGGTACCCGGTAGAAGAATGCCTCCTTCTGCACGCCGCCAGAATCTGTGGCTATCGCAGCCGCCTGGGATTCCAATGCGACCATGTGGAGGTATCCAACCGGGGGAATCGTCGTGACCCGAGAAAAGGCAAGTCCCTCAACCTTCAATCGGCCAGCAGTGCGAGGATGGATGGGAAGGACCACAGGTAAATCTTCAGCCACCCTTTCGAGGTTCGAAACTATGACCCGCAGCCTCTGCGGATCGTCCGTGTTCTCGGCTCGGTGTACCGTCGCCAGCACGTACCGACCCGGCTCAACGCCAATACTGTCGAGAATATCACGGCGAGCGGCTGCCCTCTCCGCGAACTGCAGTGCGGCGTCGTACATGACATCCCCCACGCTGAATATGCGATCTGAGGAGAAACCTTCCTTCTCCAAGTTGCGAACCGCCGTGTCGGTCGACGCAAAGAGAATATCTGAAAGCTGGTCTGCGACGATGCGATTGATCTCCTCCGGCATCGCGCGATTGAAGGAGCGCAGGCCGGCCTCTACATGCGCGACAGGAATGTGCAGCTTGGAAGCCACGAGCGCTCCGGCAAGCGTCGAGTTCGTATCACCGTAAATGAGCACCCTGTCAGGCCTCAATTGCTGCAGCACGGGCTCCAACTGTTGCAGCATCGCCCCCGTCATAGCGCCGTGGCCACCGCCATTGACACCGAGATGATGGTCCGGCTTCGCGATACCCAATTCCTCAAAGAAAACATCCGACATACTGGCATCGAAATGTTGACCTGTATGGATAAGCACCTCTTTCACCGAACCCGTTGCCGCAAGCGCCTTGCTGACAGGTGCAACCTTGATGAATTGAGGCCGTGCCCCCACGATTGTAGCGATGGTTTTCATGTATTCTTGCCTTAGCGTGGGTAGAGGCCGATCCTCCGAGCTAGCGTGATGCCTTCGCGCAGGACGCGCGCCATCCACTCGGTGTTCTTGTAGTCGCGATAACTCTTGACCGCCTCGCCCATGATTGACTTGAATTGATTATCGCTCATGCCGAATTTCTTCAGCACGAAGGCATAATCTTTGGCAAACAACTCAGGTGGGTAGGCTGGTTTTCCTATCTCCTCCAGAGCTTCCTCTCTCGTCATCTTGCCGCTACGAACGACGTCGCTGAGATGGCCGTAGCGTTTATCGACACCGAACTTCTCTGGCAGGATGTAGCCTTGCATGAACCGCGTATAGACAGATTCATAGTGCTTGCCGCCGTAATATTGCCAGCCCAGCTCCTCTTCAAGAATCTTCATCACCGCCGGCTTGTCGTAGTCGACATAGTTGAGGATGGAGACCGAGCGGATTGCTCGTAGGACATGTACGTAGAAGAGATAAGGATAGGAGAAGTGCGGGAAAGTCTTGAGTTTCCGCTTGCTGAAGCGACGTTGAACATCCTTTATGTAAGGCCAATCCCAATGACCATATACCCAGCTTTTGACAAAGGTTGACTCCGTCGCAAAATTCATACCCGAAATGATATATTTTATGTCATGTTTGGCGGCCTGGCGCCAAAGCACGGCCAATATTGCGTGATCCGTTGGGATCTCCATATCTGTAGTCGAGGCCTTCAAGAAGGAGAGCTGCAGATCACGAAACTCCTCCCAATCCAGTACTTCGGTATAGAGGTCGATCTCCAAGCTCTCCATCGTACGCTCGATGTTCTTTACGGCCAGCTCTGAATTCCAACCATTGTCAAGATGAACCGCAAGAGGTCGAAGACCTAGCTTCTTGGTGAGATAGGCGACATATGTGCTGTCGACACCACCGCTGACGCCGATCAAGCAGTCGTATTCGCGCCCCCTACCGCGAGCTTTGATCGCCTCGACAATTCGGGCGAGCGCTGCCTCACCCTCGGCGCCTTTAATCACACGGATCGGCAGCAAATCCTCGTAGCGACGGCAATGATTGCAGATCCCTTCGGAGTCGATCTCAATATCGGGATCAGCAGCCGAATTCATGATGCAGCGCCGACATTCACGTAAAATGGCCATCTTGTTTTCTTTGTTATTTTCGATTTTGTATATGCTATGCGCTGCAGATATGATATTTATAAATGGCCACAATAATATCTTCTTGTACTTGCCAATTATATATCCTTGCAACCTTGCCGAGTCTTTCCCTCATTGCATTGTCCGAGAGATCAAGAACTTTGCTGATCGCGGCGACGACCGCATCCGGGTCCCATTTTGTCGTACACACACCAGCCACGCTTCAAGAGTAGACGTTGATGTTTTTCCCGCGCAGCCGCGCATAAATGCCCTGCAGGGACTTGATGAGCTTTCTCCGTCCGTCCCAGTTCGCAAAGTCGGTATAGTGTCTATTCGGCTCGTTCATATAGGAATGGAACTCGTTCTCGCTTACTCCAAGCTTCTTGCAAAAAAAGGCAAGGTCCGCAGCCAAATCTTTGGAGTCGTAAAGCGGCTCATTCAAGGCGGCGAGCGCGTTATCGCGGGTCATTTGTCCTGAAACAATCAAGCTCGAAAGATGCGGCCTTCGTTGTCGTATCCGAATTTCTCCGGAAGGTAGTAGTTCTGGAATAGTTTGGTGAACCGCGACTCGCCATGCTTGCGGCCATAGGGACGCCAACCGATGGAGGATAAAGCGACAATCGCCTGTTCCTTATCGTATTGCATGAAATTCAGCGGCCGCACCGTACGCAAACCGTATATAAACGGATAGATGGCATAATACTCTAAGAAGCTAATCATCTGATAGCTTCTCAGCTTGCGTGTTCCGAAGCGTCGCTGCACGGCTTTGAGATTGATCGCATCCATCGCGTCGCCATGCCACGACGTCGGAAAGACCCCCTCCGTCGCCAAATTACCGCCGCTCAGGATGTATTTGATTTTGTTACGCACGGCATAAACGTAAAGATTGGCGAAAAATGCGTGATCCTGAGGCACGTCCTGGTTTGATAGACCGGACTTCAGATAAGAAAGCTGTAAATCACGCATTTCCTCCCAATCGATAACGATCGTATGGAGATCATAGTTACAGGCCTTCACAATGCTCTCGATATTGGAAACGGCAAGTTCACTGTTCCAACCGGCGTCAATATGAATCACCAATGGGCGCAAGCCCCAGTCCTTCGCCTTGAGCGCCAAATAGGAGCTGTCTACGCCACCGCTCAGCCCGATAATGCAATCATATTCTGCATTGCTACCGGCAGCTTTGATCTCGTCGATCTTCTGCTCAAGCAGTCGGGTCCCCTCATCGTTTGGGAACCACCGCTTGCTCGTTACCATTTCGAAGTTGCGACAATGATTGCAAACGCCAGCTTCATCGAAGCTGATTTCGGGATCGGACGTGTCCATGACACAACGCGTGCATATTCTGTAAACCGCCGTCATTACACAGCCCTCAAAGAGTCAATGCGCCTCATACATGCCACGCAATCGGTTTCTCCGAATCGCGCGGGATTTTGTTTTCGTTCGCCCAACTAACGACGATCGGCATGCAAAAACTGGAAGCAACCGATTGATTTCATTCATTATCCGGCAAGAAAAGATTGTAACTAGAGCCGCGATGCCCTATCCCCGGATATACATGGGGGATCGCCCCCCGGCCAACTGGCACTTCTGGCGGCGGCAAATAGCCATTTTTGCCACCCATTTTCAAGGGCCAAGAGCACTCGAACCGATTAAGGCGACCGGCTCCACTGAGCAAAGAACAACCGAAGCAGGCCCAGACACAGATAACCGGTGGATCAGATGCGAGATCCTAGTCCGCCCAGCATCTCACCTGGCACCCATGCGCACCTTGTTTATCGCCCCCCCGCATCGCCCCATCACTTTATGATCAAGCGCAAATTAGCCAGCCCACTCGACGGTACCAAGATTTAGGACGCCACTGTCCTCTCGCGCGGGGAAGCGAAAAGCAACACGCTTACACCATCGCAAGTCCTCAACCTGTGGAATTGAGAAGGGGTCGTGAGGACAGCTTAGAAGCTGAGTGCAAGCGGGATTGCATTAAGCGAGATCCTTATCGCGGGATCAGCGAAGATGGCGTTTAGGGTCACAGGAATGATTCTGATAGCAATAGCAGGCACTATAATCCCATGAAGTCCAAAGTTGGCACAGACTTGTACGCAGTCTGCGGCTGCAACGGTCCCATTGAGACCGCGGGCCTCACCGCAGAGGCACGCAACCAAACGGCATCGATAGGGCGCCAGACAAATGCCTTGGTAAGGGCTTTGAATCCACCTCGGACATTTTTAGGGCTTTAGGAATAGTCGCATCGCGTAGAGCGGGCATTTCTCCGGCGGCGGCGGAGTAGACGGGACGCCGGCAGTAGATCGACCTGCTGCCGGCAATCACATTCAACATCAGGAGCCCCCCAATGAATGTTTATAGCAAGGCGGGAAACCCCATCGACATTTAAAAGGCAGAGCGATTAATAAATAACGAGAAAAATTTACGCAAAAATGCGCAGCAACAAAACATACAGAAAAGATATCGATTGCAGAAAATATTTATTACCATTCATTAAATAGATGCCAATCCAATGGATGGCAACTAATACCGCGAAGAGCACAGCACCCTTTGTTCGCACAAGCTAGATCACAAGAGGACTATGAAACCAACCCAGCTTCCCCCTCAAATACCAAACATCAGATAATTTGAATGATTTAAATAAAAAACATCGAACTAGGAAACTTTATTCTCTTCTCGCGAAATTCTCTCGGAGATCAGGATGTAGATCGCATACAGAACGACACCGACACAAGACAATACAGCGAGTGTTCCTTGAGCACTGAATAGCTTCGAACCTACGAAAAGGGACAGAGAGAACGACACCAATAATGCCAGCTGCCACACAGCGAGCAGCTTTAGTCTCTCAGCAATATAGAAGGACCAACTCACAGGAGACGCAACGAACTGCAGGCAAACAAAAGGCGCCAATATCTGCCCATATACGCCAGCCTCCCTCCATTCGACACCAGCCACGACCTCAAACAGCTTCGGTCCCAACAAGACGAGGGTAGCGCACAATACAACAGAGAGAAGAACAAGCGGCAGAAGAGTAACCCTCATAGTTCGATTGAAGTTTCCAGTTTGTTGACGCTCCGTCGCAGCTCGCTGGCGGAATGTCTCGCCCAAACCGGTTACCATAATGGACGTTCCAGCCCAGATGCGCTGAAACATCGTCAGATATCCAGTGGCCGCCGAACCAAAAAAGGTAGAAAAAAACAAAACCGGCAGATTTGTCGCCAACGTGTTTGAGAAATCCGACGGAAGCGAAAACAGCGGGAAATTCCTATACCGCTTGACTTGCCCATATATCGCGGCTCTATCGGGAAGAGATACGCCGCCATATTGCCTCGCGACAACGCGCGATAAAATCAACGCGCATACGGCATAACCAGCAGTCACGCCGATAGCTAAGCCTTCCGCGTATTGGGTCGACGCGCCGAGCAATATCGATAAAAAAGCAGACACCAGAGCTGCACAAAATCGTGCAAAACTTACCTTTGCGAAGACTCGTTTTCGAATTGCCGCACTCAATAGAATTTGAACGCACCCCGAAAAAGCCACCGCAA
This genomic window contains:
- a CDS encoding N-acetyl sugar amidotransferase — translated: MDTSDPEISFDEAGVCNHCRNFEMVTSKRWFPNDEGTRLLEQKIDEIKAAGSNAEYDCIIGLSGGVDSSYLALKAKDWGLRPLVIHIDAGWNSELAVSNIESIVKACNYDLHTIVIDWEEMRDLQLSYLKSGLSNQDVPQDHAFFANLYVYAVRNKIKYILSGGNLATEGVFPTSWHGDAMDAINLKAVQRRFGTRKLRSYQMISFLEYYAIYPFIYGLRTVRPLNFMQYDKEQAIVALSSIGWRPYGRKHGESRFTKLFQNYYLPEKFGYDNEGRIFRA
- a CDS encoding N-acetyl sugar amidotransferase; this encodes MAILRECRRCIMNSAADPDIEIDSEGICNHCRRYEDLLPIRVIKGAEGEAALARIVEAIKARGRGREYDCLIGVSGGVDSTYVAYLTKKLGLRPLAVHLDNGWNSELAVKNIERTMESLEIDLYTEVLDWEEFRDLQLSFLKASTTDMEIPTDHAILAVLWRQAAKHDIKYIISGMNFATESTFVKSWVYGHWDWPYIKDVQRRFSKRKLKTFPHFSYPYLFYVHVLRAIRSVSILNYVDYDKPAVMKILEEELGWQYYGGKHYESVYTRFMQGYILPEKFGVDKRYGHLSDVVRSGKMTREEALEEIGKPAYPPELFAKDYAFVLKKFGMSDNQFKSIMGEAVKSYRDYKNTEWMARVLREGITLARRIGLYPR
- a CDS encoding Gfo/Idh/MocA family oxidoreductase encodes the protein MTSIAHVGYGYWGRNIARNMAELGYLKAIVDPDARAAVGAAEALGVEAVSWEQVLADPSIDGVSIASPATMHFAQARAALSAGKHVFVEKPVALDIGEAEKLRDLAEETGRVLMVGHLLQYHPIYLRLRDMVMAGDIGRLRYVYSNRLSLGKFRGEENVLWSFAPHDISMILGLVGAEPTSVTAQGVASFQPGIADLATAQMCFPDGSRAHVMASWMHPFKEQRLVVIGEKAMAVFEDSQPAWEDKLLVYRHVIDISGPVPNPRKADAERVDVAKAEPLKEECRHFAECIESGLRPRTDGREGLAVLRVLDSAERALAENLKNSGIDR
- a CDS encoding lipopolysaccharide biosynthesis protein, whose translation is MPIRLRLLRERFVVFFGKGSYGRDTLINTLGVLFAAVIPVAVLPILSRLYSPAEFGLFGVFAALVGLGTIASTGRYEAAILLPEEDDAAVSIACAAFLFLTAFVSALAIIFTLAYFIGVGSVRAHSALIGLGVIAVAFSGCVQILLSAAIRKRVFAKVSFARFCAALVSAFLSILLGASTQYAEGLAIGVTAGYAVCALILSRVVARQYGGVSLPDRAAIYGQVKRYRNFPLFSLPSDFSNTLATNLPVLFFSTFFGSAATGYLTMFQRIWAGTSIMVTGLGETFRQRAATERQQTGNFNRTMRVTLLPLVLLSVVLCATLVLLGPKLFEVVAGVEWREAGVYGQILAPFVCLQFVASPVSWSFYIAERLKLLAVWQLALLVSFSLSLFVGSKLFSAQGTLAVLSCVGVVLYAIYILISERISREENKVS
- the wecB gene encoding UDP-N-acetylglucosamine 2-epimerase (non-hydrolyzing) → MKTIATIVGARPQFIKVAPVSKALAATGSVKEVLIHTGQHFDASMSDVFFEELGIAKPDHHLGVNGGGHGAMTGAMLQQLEPVLQQLRPDRVLIYGDTNSTLAGALVASKLHIPVAHVEAGLRSFNRAMPEEINRIVADQLSDILFASTDTAVRNLEKEGFSSDRIFSVGDVMYDAALQFAERAAARRDILDSIGVEPGRYVLATVHRAENTDDPQRLRVIVSNLERVAEDLPVVLPIHPRTAGRLKVEGLAFSRVTTIPPVGYLHMVALESQAAAIATDSGGVQKEAFFYRVPCVTLRDETEWRETVDLGWNRLASPSTGGIAQAVASAIGSRGTEASPYGDGRSAVAIAKIVAEPS